One region of Primulina tabacum isolate GXHZ01 chromosome 1, ASM2559414v2, whole genome shotgun sequence genomic DNA includes:
- the LOC142552005 gene encoding glycine--tRNA ligase, chloroplastic/mitochondrial 2-like isoform X3: protein MLRTYVEPSIRPDDSRYGENPNRLQRHTQFQVILKPDPGNSQDLFIRSLSALGINVNDHDIRFVEDNWESPVLGAWGLGWEIWMDGMEITQFTYFQQAGSLPLMPVSVEITYGLERILMLLQGVDHFKKIQYADGITYGELFLENEKEMSAYYLEHASVDHIHNHFDLFEVEARRLLDSGLPIPAYDQLLKTSHAFNVLDSRGFVGVTERARYFGRMRSLARQCAQLWLKTRESLGYPLGVAAQPDHIGFRKEDLDEAAKRVSAGPQKFILEIGTEELPPNDVVNACNQLKDLVEQLLEKQRLNHGDVQTYGTPRRLVICVDNLSDKQVANQVEVRGPPASKAFDGLGNPTKAAEGFCRKNGVPLTSFYRKVEGKAEYIYVRAEEPSRLALEVLSEGLPGMLGKISFPKSMRWNSEVMFSRPIRWILALHGDVVVPFTFSGILSENVSHGLRNTPSATFTVANADSYTDVMLDAGIAISFEQREMEILEKSNTLAKSIGGSLVLQSGLLNDIVNLVEAPHPILGKFCESFLELPKDLLIMVMQKHQKYFAITDHDGKLLPYFIAVTNGAINEDVVRTGNEAVLRARYEDAKFFYGLDTSKSFSEFRSQLKGILFHEKLGTMLEKMTRVQHLVIQVGLSLGIAEDMLQVIRDAASLAMSDLSSAVVTEFTSLAGVMGRHYALRDGYSEQIAEAMFEITLPRFSGDILPKTDAGAVLAIADRLDSLVGLFAAGCQRSSTNDPFGLRRISYGLVQLLVETNRNLELRNSLELAAALQPIEVESQTIDDVQQFVLRRLEQLLIDQGIRPEVVRSVLAERGNRPSLAAMSAHRMEALSQGEMLPKVIEAYSRPTRIVRGKDVNDDLVVNEAAFVSMEERALWSTFSSLRSKIHRDMEVDDFVKESCLLVQPLEDFFNNVFVMVEDERIRMNRLALLRQISDLPKGIADLSVMPGF from the exons ATGTTGCGTAC GTATGTAGAACCTAGTATCCGACCAGATGATAGTCGTTATGGTGAAAATCCAAATAGACTTCAAAGGCACACTCAATTCCAG GTGATATTGAAGCCTGACCCTGGAAATTCTCAGGACTTGTTCATACGGAGCTTATCCGCCCTAG GTATTAATGTTAATGATCATGACATTCGATTTGTAGAAGATAACTGGGAGAGTCCG GTGTTAGGTGCCTGGGGATTGGGCTGGGAAATCTGGATGGATGGGATGGAAATTACTCAATTCACCTACTTCCAGCAG GCTGGAAGTCTGCCGTTGATGCCAGTGTCAGTTGAGATCACTTATGGTCTTGAACGAATCCTCATGTTGCTTCAG GGGGTTGACcatttcaagaaaattcaatatgCCGACGGGATAACATATGGAGAGTTGTTTTTGGAAAATGA GAAGGAAATGAGTGCATACTATTTGGAGCATGCCAGTGTGGATCACATCCATAACCATTTTGATCTTTTTGAGGTTGAAGCTCGCCGTTTGCTTGATTCAGGACTTCCTATTCCTGC GTATGACCAGCTTTTGAAGACATCTCATGCTTTCAATGTATTGGATTCTCGTGGATTTGTTGGGGTGACGGAACGTGCTCGTTACTTTGGCCGGATGCGTAG TTTAGCCCGCCAATGTGCACAACTTTGGTTAAAGACCAGGGAATCTCTTGGGTACCCTTTGGGGGTTGCAGCTCAACCTGATCACATAGGTTTTCGAAAAGAAGACCTCGACGAGGCAGCAAAAAGG GTCTCTGCTGGACCACAAAAGTTTATTCTTGAGATCGGGACAGAGGAGTTGCCGCCAAATGATGTGGTCAATGCCTGTAATCAA CTGAAAGATCTAGTTGAGCAGTTGCTGGAGAAACAGAGATTGAATCATGGAGATGTGCAAACATATGGTACACCACGCAGACTTGTG ATTTGCGTAGATAACCTAAGTGATAAGCAAGTGGCAAATCAAGTTGAGGTGCGGGGACCTCCAGCCTCAAAGGCATTCGACGGGCTAGGGAATCCTACCAAG GCTGCTGAAGGTTTTTGCCGCAAAAATGGTGTGCCTTTGACCTCCTTTTACAGAAAGGTTGAAG GAAAGGCAGAGTACATTTATGTTCGTGCGGAGGAGCCTTCACGCCTTGCTTTGGAG GTTTTATCTGAAGGGCTACCTGGGATGCTTGGCAAAATATCTTTTCCAAAGTCAATGAGATGGAACTCTGAG GTTATGTTCAGTAGACCCATCCGATGGATATTGGCGCTACATGGAGATGTAGTTGTTCCATTTACATTCAGTGGTATTTTGAG TGAAAATGTGTCTCATGGGCTTCGGAACACTCCATCTGCTACTTTTACG GTAGCAAATGCAGATTCTTATACCGACGTAATGCTGGACGCTGGAATAGCCATCAGTTTTGAG caacgaGAGATGGAAATTTTGGAGAAGTCTAATACCTTGGCAAAAAGTATTGGTGGTTCTCTTGTTCTGCAAAGTGGTTTACTTAATGAT ATTGTAAATCTTGTTGAAGCACCTCATCCAATACTTGGCAAGTTCTGCGAGTCCTTTCTAGAGCTTCCAAAAGATCTGCTGATAATG GTCATGCAGAAGCATCAGAAATATTTTGCGATAACAGATCATGATGGAAAGCTATTGCCATATTTCATTGCT GTCACAAATGGAGCAATAAATGAAGATGTTGTTCGGACAGGAAATGAAGCTGTACTCAG AGCTCGATACGAAGATGCGAAGTTCTTCTATGGGTTGGACACCAGCAAGAGCTTTTCAGAATTTCGAAGTCAACTGAAAGGAATCCTTTTTCAT GAAAAGTTGGGTACAATGCTGGAGAAGATGACACGTGTTCAACATCTGGTTATTCAAGTGGGTTTATCTCTAGGAATAGCTGAAGATATGCTCCAAGTTATCCGCGATGCTGCGTCATTAGCCATGTCAGACCTTTCTTCCGCAGTTGTTACAGAATTTACCTCCCTTGCTGGGGTAATGGGACGCCACTATGCATTGAGAGATGGCTATTCAGAGCAG ATTGCGGAGGCGATGTTTGAGATTACACTTCCACGATTTTCTGGTGACATACTTCCAAAAACAGATGCTGGGGCAGTATTGGCAATTGCTGACAG ATTGGACAGCCTTGTTGGGTTGTTTGCTGCTGGTTGCCAACGAAGTTCAACCAACGACCCCTTTGGTCTGCGAAGAATCTCTTATGGTCTT GTGCAATTGTTGGTAGAAACCAACCGGAATTTGGAGCTAAGAAATTCTTTAGAGCTTGCTGCTGCACTCCAGCCCATAGAAGTAGAGTCACAGACAATTGATGAT GTGCAACAATTTGTGTTGAGAAGACTTGAACAACTTTTG attgaccaaggaATACGTCCAGAAGTGGTTCGTTCTGTTCTCGCTGAGCGTGGAAATAGGCCTTCTCTGGCAGCTATGTCTGCACACAGA ATGGAAGCCTTATCACAAGGTGAAATGCTGCCCAAAGTTATTGAAGCATATTCTCGTCCAACAAGAATTGTTCGCGGAAAGGATGTCAATGATGATTTGGTG GTGAACGAGGCAGCTTTTGTATCAATGGAAGAGAGAGCTTTGTGGAGCACTTTTTCATCATTAAGGAGTAAAATACATCGAG ACATGGAAGTGGATGATTTTGTTAAAGAATCTTGCCTCCTAGTGCAACCTTTGGAAGATTTCTTCAATAATGTTTTTGTTATGGTG GAAGATGAAAGAATCAGAATGAACAGGCTTGCACTCCTACGGCAAATTTCAGACCTTCCGAAGGGAATAGCAGACCTCTCAGTTATGCCAGGTTTCTAG
- the LOC142552005 gene encoding glycine--tRNA ligase, chloroplastic/mitochondrial 2-like isoform X5: protein MLQPSIRPDDSRYGENPNRLQRHTQFQVILKPDPGNSQDLFIRSLSALGINVNDHDIRFVEDNWESPVLGAWGLGWEIWMDGMEITQFTYFQQAGSLPLMPVSVEITYGLERILMLLQGVDHFKKIQYADGITYGELFLENEKEMSAYYLEHASVDHIHNHFDLFEVEARRLLDSGLPIPAYDQLLKTSHAFNVLDSRGFVGVTERARYFGRMRSLARQCAQLWLKTRESLGYPLGVAAQPDHIGFRKEDLDEAAKRVSAGPQKFILEIGTEELPPNDVVNACNQLKDLVEQLLEKQRLNHGDVQTYGTPRRLVICVDNLSDKQVANQVEVRGPPASKAFDGLGNPTKAAEGFCRKNGVPLTSFYRKVEGKAEYIYVRAEEPSRLALEVLSEGLPGMLGKISFPKSMRWNSEVMFSRPIRWILALHGDVVVPFTFSGILSENVSHGLRNTPSATFTVANADSYTDVMLDAGIAISFEQREMEILEKSNTLAKSIGGSLVLQSGLLNDIVNLVEAPHPILGKFCESFLELPKDLLIMVMQKHQKYFAITDHDGKLLPYFIAVTNGAINEDVVRTGNEAVLRARYEDAKFFYGLDTSKSFSEFRSQLKGILFHEKLGTMLEKMTRVQHLVIQVGLSLGIAEDMLQVIRDAASLAMSDLSSAVVTEFTSLAGVMGRHYALRDGYSEQIAEAMFEITLPRFSGDILPKTDAGAVLAIADRLDSLVGLFAAGCQRSSTNDPFGLRRISYGLVQLLVETNRNLELRNSLELAAALQPIEVESQTIDDVQQFVLRRLEQLLIDQGIRPEVVRSVLAERGNRPSLAAMSAHRMEALSQGEMLPKVIEAYSRPTRIVRGKDVNDDLVVNEAAFVSMEERALWSTFSSLRSKIHRDMEVDDFVKESCLLVQPLEDFFNNVFVMVEDERIRMNRLALLRQISDLPKGIADLSVMPGF, encoded by the exons AACCTAGTATCCGACCAGATGATAGTCGTTATGGTGAAAATCCAAATAGACTTCAAAGGCACACTCAATTCCAG GTGATATTGAAGCCTGACCCTGGAAATTCTCAGGACTTGTTCATACGGAGCTTATCCGCCCTAG GTATTAATGTTAATGATCATGACATTCGATTTGTAGAAGATAACTGGGAGAGTCCG GTGTTAGGTGCCTGGGGATTGGGCTGGGAAATCTGGATGGATGGGATGGAAATTACTCAATTCACCTACTTCCAGCAG GCTGGAAGTCTGCCGTTGATGCCAGTGTCAGTTGAGATCACTTATGGTCTTGAACGAATCCTCATGTTGCTTCAG GGGGTTGACcatttcaagaaaattcaatatgCCGACGGGATAACATATGGAGAGTTGTTTTTGGAAAATGA GAAGGAAATGAGTGCATACTATTTGGAGCATGCCAGTGTGGATCACATCCATAACCATTTTGATCTTTTTGAGGTTGAAGCTCGCCGTTTGCTTGATTCAGGACTTCCTATTCCTGC GTATGACCAGCTTTTGAAGACATCTCATGCTTTCAATGTATTGGATTCTCGTGGATTTGTTGGGGTGACGGAACGTGCTCGTTACTTTGGCCGGATGCGTAG TTTAGCCCGCCAATGTGCACAACTTTGGTTAAAGACCAGGGAATCTCTTGGGTACCCTTTGGGGGTTGCAGCTCAACCTGATCACATAGGTTTTCGAAAAGAAGACCTCGACGAGGCAGCAAAAAGG GTCTCTGCTGGACCACAAAAGTTTATTCTTGAGATCGGGACAGAGGAGTTGCCGCCAAATGATGTGGTCAATGCCTGTAATCAA CTGAAAGATCTAGTTGAGCAGTTGCTGGAGAAACAGAGATTGAATCATGGAGATGTGCAAACATATGGTACACCACGCAGACTTGTG ATTTGCGTAGATAACCTAAGTGATAAGCAAGTGGCAAATCAAGTTGAGGTGCGGGGACCTCCAGCCTCAAAGGCATTCGACGGGCTAGGGAATCCTACCAAG GCTGCTGAAGGTTTTTGCCGCAAAAATGGTGTGCCTTTGACCTCCTTTTACAGAAAGGTTGAAG GAAAGGCAGAGTACATTTATGTTCGTGCGGAGGAGCCTTCACGCCTTGCTTTGGAG GTTTTATCTGAAGGGCTACCTGGGATGCTTGGCAAAATATCTTTTCCAAAGTCAATGAGATGGAACTCTGAG GTTATGTTCAGTAGACCCATCCGATGGATATTGGCGCTACATGGAGATGTAGTTGTTCCATTTACATTCAGTGGTATTTTGAG TGAAAATGTGTCTCATGGGCTTCGGAACACTCCATCTGCTACTTTTACG GTAGCAAATGCAGATTCTTATACCGACGTAATGCTGGACGCTGGAATAGCCATCAGTTTTGAG caacgaGAGATGGAAATTTTGGAGAAGTCTAATACCTTGGCAAAAAGTATTGGTGGTTCTCTTGTTCTGCAAAGTGGTTTACTTAATGAT ATTGTAAATCTTGTTGAAGCACCTCATCCAATACTTGGCAAGTTCTGCGAGTCCTTTCTAGAGCTTCCAAAAGATCTGCTGATAATG GTCATGCAGAAGCATCAGAAATATTTTGCGATAACAGATCATGATGGAAAGCTATTGCCATATTTCATTGCT GTCACAAATGGAGCAATAAATGAAGATGTTGTTCGGACAGGAAATGAAGCTGTACTCAG AGCTCGATACGAAGATGCGAAGTTCTTCTATGGGTTGGACACCAGCAAGAGCTTTTCAGAATTTCGAAGTCAACTGAAAGGAATCCTTTTTCAT GAAAAGTTGGGTACAATGCTGGAGAAGATGACACGTGTTCAACATCTGGTTATTCAAGTGGGTTTATCTCTAGGAATAGCTGAAGATATGCTCCAAGTTATCCGCGATGCTGCGTCATTAGCCATGTCAGACCTTTCTTCCGCAGTTGTTACAGAATTTACCTCCCTTGCTGGGGTAATGGGACGCCACTATGCATTGAGAGATGGCTATTCAGAGCAG ATTGCGGAGGCGATGTTTGAGATTACACTTCCACGATTTTCTGGTGACATACTTCCAAAAACAGATGCTGGGGCAGTATTGGCAATTGCTGACAG ATTGGACAGCCTTGTTGGGTTGTTTGCTGCTGGTTGCCAACGAAGTTCAACCAACGACCCCTTTGGTCTGCGAAGAATCTCTTATGGTCTT GTGCAATTGTTGGTAGAAACCAACCGGAATTTGGAGCTAAGAAATTCTTTAGAGCTTGCTGCTGCACTCCAGCCCATAGAAGTAGAGTCACAGACAATTGATGAT GTGCAACAATTTGTGTTGAGAAGACTTGAACAACTTTTG attgaccaaggaATACGTCCAGAAGTGGTTCGTTCTGTTCTCGCTGAGCGTGGAAATAGGCCTTCTCTGGCAGCTATGTCTGCACACAGA ATGGAAGCCTTATCACAAGGTGAAATGCTGCCCAAAGTTATTGAAGCATATTCTCGTCCAACAAGAATTGTTCGCGGAAAGGATGTCAATGATGATTTGGTG GTGAACGAGGCAGCTTTTGTATCAATGGAAGAGAGAGCTTTGTGGAGCACTTTTTCATCATTAAGGAGTAAAATACATCGAG ACATGGAAGTGGATGATTTTGTTAAAGAATCTTGCCTCCTAGTGCAACCTTTGGAAGATTTCTTCAATAATGTTTTTGTTATGGTG GAAGATGAAAGAATCAGAATGAACAGGCTTGCACTCCTACGGCAAATTTCAGACCTTCCGAAGGGAATAGCAGACCTCTCAGTTATGCCAGGTTTCTAG
- the LOC142552005 gene encoding glycine--tRNA ligase, chloroplastic/mitochondrial 2-like isoform X6: MDGMEITQFTYFQQAGSLPLMPVSVEITYGLERILMLLQGVDHFKKIQYADGITYGELFLENEKEMSAYYLEHASVDHIHNHFDLFEVEARRLLDSGLPIPAYDQLLKTSHAFNVLDSRGFVGVTERARYFGRMRSLARQCAQLWLKTRESLGYPLGVAAQPDHIGFRKEDLDEAAKRVSAGPQKFILEIGTEELPPNDVVNACNQLKDLVEQLLEKQRLNHGDVQTYGTPRRLVICVDNLSDKQVANQVEVRGPPASKAFDGLGNPTKAAEGFCRKNGVPLTSFYRKVEGKAEYIYVRAEEPSRLALEVLSEGLPGMLGKISFPKSMRWNSEVMFSRPIRWILALHGDVVVPFTFSGILSENVSHGLRNTPSATFTVANADSYTDVMLDAGIAISFEQREMEILEKSNTLAKSIGGSLVLQSGLLNDIVNLVEAPHPILGKFCESFLELPKDLLIMVMQKHQKYFAITDHDGKLLPYFIAVTNGAINEDVVRTGNEAVLRARYEDAKFFYGLDTSKSFSEFRSQLKGILFHEKLGTMLEKMTRVQHLVIQVGLSLGIAEDMLQVIRDAASLAMSDLSSAVVTEFTSLAGVMGRHYALRDGYSEQIAEAMFEITLPRFSGDILPKTDAGAVLAIADRLDSLVGLFAAGCQRSSTNDPFGLRRISYGLVQLLVETNRNLELRNSLELAAALQPIEVESQTIDDVQQFVLRRLEQLLIDQGIRPEVVRSVLAERGNRPSLAAMSAHRMEALSQGEMLPKVIEAYSRPTRIVRGKDVNDDLVVNEAAFVSMEERALWSTFSSLRSKIHRDMEVDDFVKESCLLVQPLEDFFNNVFVMVEDERIRMNRLALLRQISDLPKGIADLSVMPGF; the protein is encoded by the exons ATGGATGGGATGGAAATTACTCAATTCACCTACTTCCAGCAG GCTGGAAGTCTGCCGTTGATGCCAGTGTCAGTTGAGATCACTTATGGTCTTGAACGAATCCTCATGTTGCTTCAG GGGGTTGACcatttcaagaaaattcaatatgCCGACGGGATAACATATGGAGAGTTGTTTTTGGAAAATGA GAAGGAAATGAGTGCATACTATTTGGAGCATGCCAGTGTGGATCACATCCATAACCATTTTGATCTTTTTGAGGTTGAAGCTCGCCGTTTGCTTGATTCAGGACTTCCTATTCCTGC GTATGACCAGCTTTTGAAGACATCTCATGCTTTCAATGTATTGGATTCTCGTGGATTTGTTGGGGTGACGGAACGTGCTCGTTACTTTGGCCGGATGCGTAG TTTAGCCCGCCAATGTGCACAACTTTGGTTAAAGACCAGGGAATCTCTTGGGTACCCTTTGGGGGTTGCAGCTCAACCTGATCACATAGGTTTTCGAAAAGAAGACCTCGACGAGGCAGCAAAAAGG GTCTCTGCTGGACCACAAAAGTTTATTCTTGAGATCGGGACAGAGGAGTTGCCGCCAAATGATGTGGTCAATGCCTGTAATCAA CTGAAAGATCTAGTTGAGCAGTTGCTGGAGAAACAGAGATTGAATCATGGAGATGTGCAAACATATGGTACACCACGCAGACTTGTG ATTTGCGTAGATAACCTAAGTGATAAGCAAGTGGCAAATCAAGTTGAGGTGCGGGGACCTCCAGCCTCAAAGGCATTCGACGGGCTAGGGAATCCTACCAAG GCTGCTGAAGGTTTTTGCCGCAAAAATGGTGTGCCTTTGACCTCCTTTTACAGAAAGGTTGAAG GAAAGGCAGAGTACATTTATGTTCGTGCGGAGGAGCCTTCACGCCTTGCTTTGGAG GTTTTATCTGAAGGGCTACCTGGGATGCTTGGCAAAATATCTTTTCCAAAGTCAATGAGATGGAACTCTGAG GTTATGTTCAGTAGACCCATCCGATGGATATTGGCGCTACATGGAGATGTAGTTGTTCCATTTACATTCAGTGGTATTTTGAG TGAAAATGTGTCTCATGGGCTTCGGAACACTCCATCTGCTACTTTTACG GTAGCAAATGCAGATTCTTATACCGACGTAATGCTGGACGCTGGAATAGCCATCAGTTTTGAG caacgaGAGATGGAAATTTTGGAGAAGTCTAATACCTTGGCAAAAAGTATTGGTGGTTCTCTTGTTCTGCAAAGTGGTTTACTTAATGAT ATTGTAAATCTTGTTGAAGCACCTCATCCAATACTTGGCAAGTTCTGCGAGTCCTTTCTAGAGCTTCCAAAAGATCTGCTGATAATG GTCATGCAGAAGCATCAGAAATATTTTGCGATAACAGATCATGATGGAAAGCTATTGCCATATTTCATTGCT GTCACAAATGGAGCAATAAATGAAGATGTTGTTCGGACAGGAAATGAAGCTGTACTCAG AGCTCGATACGAAGATGCGAAGTTCTTCTATGGGTTGGACACCAGCAAGAGCTTTTCAGAATTTCGAAGTCAACTGAAAGGAATCCTTTTTCAT GAAAAGTTGGGTACAATGCTGGAGAAGATGACACGTGTTCAACATCTGGTTATTCAAGTGGGTTTATCTCTAGGAATAGCTGAAGATATGCTCCAAGTTATCCGCGATGCTGCGTCATTAGCCATGTCAGACCTTTCTTCCGCAGTTGTTACAGAATTTACCTCCCTTGCTGGGGTAATGGGACGCCACTATGCATTGAGAGATGGCTATTCAGAGCAG ATTGCGGAGGCGATGTTTGAGATTACACTTCCACGATTTTCTGGTGACATACTTCCAAAAACAGATGCTGGGGCAGTATTGGCAATTGCTGACAG ATTGGACAGCCTTGTTGGGTTGTTTGCTGCTGGTTGCCAACGAAGTTCAACCAACGACCCCTTTGGTCTGCGAAGAATCTCTTATGGTCTT GTGCAATTGTTGGTAGAAACCAACCGGAATTTGGAGCTAAGAAATTCTTTAGAGCTTGCTGCTGCACTCCAGCCCATAGAAGTAGAGTCACAGACAATTGATGAT GTGCAACAATTTGTGTTGAGAAGACTTGAACAACTTTTG attgaccaaggaATACGTCCAGAAGTGGTTCGTTCTGTTCTCGCTGAGCGTGGAAATAGGCCTTCTCTGGCAGCTATGTCTGCACACAGA ATGGAAGCCTTATCACAAGGTGAAATGCTGCCCAAAGTTATTGAAGCATATTCTCGTCCAACAAGAATTGTTCGCGGAAAGGATGTCAATGATGATTTGGTG GTGAACGAGGCAGCTTTTGTATCAATGGAAGAGAGAGCTTTGTGGAGCACTTTTTCATCATTAAGGAGTAAAATACATCGAG ACATGGAAGTGGATGATTTTGTTAAAGAATCTTGCCTCCTAGTGCAACCTTTGGAAGATTTCTTCAATAATGTTTTTGTTATGGTG GAAGATGAAAGAATCAGAATGAACAGGCTTGCACTCCTACGGCAAATTTCAGACCTTCCGAAGGGAATAGCAGACCTCTCAGTTATGCCAGGTTTCTAG